One genomic window of Pseudomonas aeruginosa includes the following:
- a CDS encoding TSUP family transporter, which translates to MPFELAIDPSTLIILAVVAFLAGFIDAIAGGGGLLTIPALLTAGVPPHLALGTNKLSSTFGAATASYTFYRRKLFHPGKWRYGLLATAIGAAIGAWAAHLLPAEWLNRMLPVVVFTCGLYMLFGGTPKAPLDADAPVGRKRQWPQGLALGFYDGVAGPGTGAFWTVSSLLMYPLDLVRASGVARSMNFVSNIVALAVFVASGQVIWLLGLCMGASLMVGAYFGARTAIGGGARFIRPVFILVVLALTARLAWQHWFSGA; encoded by the coding sequence ATGCCCTTCGAACTCGCGATAGACCCCAGCACCCTGATCATCCTGGCCGTGGTGGCCTTTCTCGCCGGCTTCATCGACGCCATCGCCGGCGGCGGCGGCCTGTTGACCATCCCTGCGCTGCTCACCGCCGGGGTCCCGCCGCACCTGGCGCTGGGTACCAACAAGCTGAGCTCGACCTTCGGTGCGGCGACCGCCAGCTACACCTTCTACCGGCGCAAGCTGTTCCATCCCGGGAAGTGGCGCTACGGTCTGCTCGCCACCGCGATCGGCGCCGCCATAGGCGCCTGGGCGGCTCACCTGCTGCCCGCCGAGTGGCTGAACCGGATGCTCCCGGTGGTGGTATTCACCTGCGGCCTCTACATGCTCTTCGGCGGCACGCCGAAGGCGCCGCTGGACGCCGATGCGCCGGTCGGACGCAAGCGCCAGTGGCCGCAAGGCCTCGCCCTGGGCTTCTACGACGGCGTGGCGGGACCGGGCACCGGAGCGTTCTGGACCGTCAGCTCGCTGCTCATGTACCCGCTGGACCTGGTCCGCGCCAGCGGTGTGGCGCGGAGCATGAACTTCGTCAGCAACATAGTGGCGCTGGCGGTGTTCGTCGCCTCCGGCCAGGTGATCTGGTTGCTCGGCCTGTGCATGGGTGCGTCGCTGATGGTCGGCGCCTATTTCGGCGCGCGCACCGCCATCGGCGGCGGGGCGAGGTTCATTCGCCCGGTGTTCATCCTGGTGGTCCTGGCGCTGACCGCGCGGCTAGCCTGGCAGCACTGGTTCAGCGGCGCCTGA
- the nudC gene encoding NAD(+) diphosphatase, translated as MAGEFRWQAGRPATAQVGGWVLAHCQQRFLQDDNGLLFPREWLKRQELPLLAEHGVGHWQGEPVYVLELDEPIELPGMAWAPLRQFMLHGDFDQFCMLGYASQIGIWARHNRFCGNCGTRMQAQDHERVMQCPQCGLHQYPRLSPSMIVLVTRGDEVLLARSPRFVPGVYSTLAGFVEAGESVEQCVVREVREEVGVEVANLEYIGSQNWPFPHSLMLGFHAEYVSGEIAPQEDEIEDAQWFSLDALPPLPAQRSIARHLIDLYLARRSGAAEPVLPG; from the coding sequence ATGGCCGGCGAGTTCCGCTGGCAGGCAGGTCGGCCGGCTACCGCCCAGGTCGGCGGCTGGGTGCTCGCGCACTGTCAGCAGCGCTTCCTCCAGGACGACAACGGCCTGCTGTTCCCCCGCGAATGGCTGAAGCGCCAGGAACTCCCGCTGCTCGCCGAACATGGGGTCGGCCATTGGCAGGGCGAGCCGGTCTACGTGCTGGAACTGGACGAGCCGATCGAGCTGCCGGGCATGGCCTGGGCGCCGTTGCGGCAGTTCATGCTGCACGGCGATTTCGATCAGTTCTGCATGCTCGGCTATGCCAGCCAGATCGGCATCTGGGCACGTCACAACCGGTTCTGCGGCAATTGCGGCACACGCATGCAGGCGCAGGACCACGAGCGGGTGATGCAGTGTCCGCAGTGCGGGCTGCACCAGTACCCGCGCCTGTCGCCGAGCATGATCGTCCTGGTGACCCGGGGCGACGAGGTGTTGCTGGCGCGTTCGCCGCGCTTCGTGCCGGGGGTCTACAGTACCCTGGCCGGCTTCGTCGAGGCCGGCGAGTCGGTGGAGCAGTGCGTGGTCCGCGAGGTGCGCGAAGAGGTCGGGGTGGAGGTCGCCAATCTCGAATACATCGGCAGCCAGAACTGGCCGTTCCCGCATTCGCTGATGCTCGGTTTCCACGCCGAGTACGTGTCCGGCGAGATCGCCCCGCAGGAAGACGAGATCGAGGACGCCCAGTGGTTCTCCCTCGATGCCTTGCCGCCGCTACCGGCGCAGCGCTCGATCGCCCGGCACCTGATCGACCTGTACCTGGCGCGCCGCTCAGGCGCCGCTGAACCAGTGCTGCCAGGCTAG
- the fimL gene encoding type IV pilus/biofilm regulator FimL, producing MVTGATSLSLVRDELFATMEQAEQGLEQFIAERQNGSLLQHAVECLQQIRGTLNLIELAGAELLAQEALQLATDIPTGVSEERDGQLAALGNALYVLRRYLENVEANRQEIPELLLPAINEVRCAAGQPALPESFFFSARLDIPRPPSTAIDHLPSEAELGEESRRMRHMYQIGLLGLIREQNLYPSLKLMGRALARLDSLHGGVARSRLCWIGAAAIESIVDGQLLPRKSRKQLFSRIDRELKQLLIGPAYEAPRHLLKELLYLVALSDGQGPRSREVRELHGLAPLPFTDHLLEEESQRLSGPGQSVMRSLSTAIREELAGVKDMLDLIERGVAQPDSLTNLHAQLGKLSKTLGMVGLNSAGTALQTQLPTVAAWAASGVADSPPALLRLADAVLYVESMVGNLERGERRIIRPTPAEPGQEADAFAVHQLAEARIVVIEEAKAGLALAKRAITAYLESNGDKLNLANVPASLQAVRGGLWFLGQERAALLVGGCADYIQQRMIETAQMPSEQMLETLADALTSLEYYLEGGAVLRPQGQPDVLDLASASVKALGLPVAA from the coding sequence CAACAGATCCGCGGCACCCTCAACCTGATCGAGCTGGCCGGCGCCGAGCTGCTGGCCCAGGAAGCCCTGCAGCTGGCGACCGACATTCCCACCGGCGTCAGCGAGGAGCGCGACGGCCAGCTGGCAGCCCTGGGCAACGCCCTGTACGTGCTGCGCCGCTACCTGGAGAACGTCGAGGCCAATCGCCAGGAGATCCCCGAGCTGCTCTTGCCGGCGATCAACGAAGTGCGCTGTGCCGCAGGGCAGCCGGCGCTGCCGGAAAGCTTCTTCTTCAGCGCCCGCCTGGATATCCCGCGGCCGCCGAGCACTGCCATCGACCACCTGCCTTCCGAAGCCGAACTGGGCGAGGAAAGCCGGCGGATGCGCCACATGTACCAGATCGGCCTGCTCGGCCTGATCCGCGAACAGAACCTCTATCCCAGCCTCAAGCTGATGGGCCGCGCGCTGGCGCGCCTCGACAGCCTGCACGGCGGGGTGGCCCGTTCGCGGCTGTGCTGGATCGGCGCCGCGGCGATCGAGTCGATCGTCGATGGCCAACTGTTGCCGCGCAAGTCGCGCAAGCAACTGTTCTCGCGCATCGACCGCGAGCTCAAGCAATTGCTGATCGGCCCGGCCTACGAGGCGCCGCGCCATCTGCTCAAGGAACTGCTTTACCTGGTGGCGCTGTCCGACGGCCAGGGCCCGCGTTCGCGCGAGGTCCGCGAACTGCATGGGCTGGCGCCGCTGCCGTTCACCGACCACCTGCTGGAAGAGGAATCGCAGCGCCTGTCCGGCCCCGGCCAGTCGGTGATGCGTTCGCTGTCCACGGCGATCCGCGAGGAACTCGCCGGGGTCAAGGACATGCTCGACCTGATCGAGCGCGGCGTGGCCCAGCCGGATAGCCTGACCAACCTGCATGCGCAACTGGGCAAGCTGAGCAAGACCCTCGGCATGGTCGGCCTGAACTCGGCCGGCACCGCCCTGCAGACCCAGCTACCCACCGTGGCCGCCTGGGCTGCCAGCGGCGTCGCCGATTCGCCGCCGGCGTTGCTGCGCCTGGCCGATGCGGTGCTCTACGTGGAAAGCATGGTCGGCAACCTCGAACGCGGCGAGCGCCGCATCATCCGGCCGACTCCGGCGGAGCCCGGGCAGGAAGCCGATGCGTTCGCCGTGCACCAGTTGGCCGAGGCGCGCATCGTGGTGATCGAGGAGGCCAAGGCCGGCCTGGCCCTGGCCAAGCGTGCGATCACCGCGTACCTGGAATCCAATGGCGACAAGCTCAACCTGGCCAACGTCCCGGCCAGCCTGCAGGCGGTCCGGGGCGGTCTCTGGTTCCTCGGTCAGGAGCGCGCCGCGCTGCTGGTCGGCGGCTGCGCCGACTACATCCAGCAGCGCATGATCGAGACCGCGCAGATGCCTTCGGAGCAGATGCTGGAAACCCTCGCCGACGCCCTGACCAGTCTCGAATACTATCTCGAGGGCGGTGCCGTGCTGCGTCCGCAGGGCCAGCCGGACGTCCTCGACCTGGCCAGCGCCAGCGTCAAGGCGCTCGGACTGCCGGTGGCCGCCTGA